Proteins encoded within one genomic window of Amycolatopsis sp. 2-15:
- a CDS encoding cation:dicarboxylate symporter family transporter — protein MSETTSAGAPGQTRKRKPFYQDLTFQVLAGVVVGVLVGALAPSVGHHVDFLGDIFIHLIQMVVGLIIFCTVTHGIASVRDLGKVGRIAVKSIVYFEVITTIALVIGLVVVNVLKPGVGMNIDPSSLHAPASAAPAKSEGFDDFLVSLVPTSAVDAFAKGEILQVLVFSVLFACGLAALGEKAQPVLNIVGTVQQSLFWIIKKVMRLAPFAAFGAIAFTVSKYGLSTLLPLGKLVGVFYLIVVLFFVLVLWPVSHYAGVSLWKVLRYFRAELVLVLGTSSSESVFPQLTAKLEKLGVDEPVVGLVLPTAYSFNHDGTCLYFAAVSVFLAQATGTDLSWQAQLGLLFVLLLTSKGGAGVSGSAIAVLALTLAATHTIPVSSIALVLGVHSVLSAAFVFTNIAGNCVATLVVGKWEKAIDRVTLHRELDAGYVAA, from the coding sequence ATGAGCGAAACCACGTCCGCGGGCGCCCCCGGGCAGACCCGCAAGCGCAAGCCGTTCTACCAGGACCTGACCTTCCAGGTCCTCGCCGGCGTTGTCGTCGGCGTGCTCGTGGGTGCGCTCGCGCCCTCGGTCGGGCACCACGTCGACTTCCTCGGCGACATCTTCATCCACCTCATCCAGATGGTCGTCGGCCTGATCATCTTCTGCACGGTCACGCACGGCATCGCGAGCGTGCGCGATCTCGGCAAGGTCGGCCGCATCGCGGTGAAGTCCATTGTGTACTTCGAGGTGATCACCACGATCGCGCTGGTGATCGGCCTCGTGGTGGTCAACGTGCTCAAGCCCGGCGTCGGCATGAACATCGACCCGTCGTCGCTGCACGCCCCGGCCTCGGCGGCGCCGGCCAAGTCGGAGGGTTTCGACGACTTCCTCGTGAGCCTCGTGCCCACGTCGGCCGTAGACGCGTTCGCCAAGGGCGAGATCCTGCAGGTGCTGGTGTTCTCCGTCCTGTTCGCCTGCGGCCTCGCCGCGCTGGGCGAGAAGGCGCAGCCGGTGCTGAACATCGTCGGCACCGTGCAGCAGTCGCTGTTCTGGATCATCAAGAAGGTCATGCGGCTCGCGCCGTTCGCCGCGTTCGGGGCCATCGCGTTCACGGTGTCGAAATACGGGCTGAGCACGCTGTTGCCGCTGGGCAAGCTGGTCGGGGTGTTCTACCTGATCGTGGTGCTGTTCTTCGTGCTCGTGCTGTGGCCGGTCTCGCACTACGCCGGGGTCAGCCTGTGGAAGGTGCTGCGCTACTTCCGCGCGGAGCTGGTCCTGGTGCTCGGCACGAGCTCGTCCGAAAGTGTCTTCCCCCAGCTCACGGCGAAGCTCGAGAAGCTGGGTGTGGACGAGCCGGTGGTGGGGCTCGTGCTGCCCACCGCGTACAGCTTCAATCACGACGGCACGTGCCTGTACTTCGCCGCGGTGAGTGTGTTCCTGGCGCAGGCCACCGGCACGGACTTGAGCTGGCAGGCGCAGCTGGGCCTGCTGTTCGTGCTGCTGCTGACGTCCAAGGGCGGCGCGGGAGTGTCGGGTTCGGCCATCGCGGTGCTGGCGCTGACCCTGGCGGCCACGCACACGATTCCGGTCAGCAGCATCGCGCTGGTGCTGGGTGTCCACAGTGTCCTGTCGGCGGCGTTCGTGTTCACCAACATCGCGGGCAACTGCGTGGCCACACTGGTCGTGGGCAAGTGGGAGAAGGCCATCGACCGCGTGACCCTGCATCGCGAGCTCGACGCGGGTTACGTCGCAGCGTGA
- a CDS encoding amidohydrolase family protein, which produces MDIIDSHTHVISPDAGQYPVDPIGGKQSEWSKAHPVDIDGLVRALDSAGIAQAVVVQASTVYGHDNRYVADALRRHPDRFAGVYSIDAMAPDAVEKIDHWQGLGLSGFRLFTTGTTMPGQADWLGHEDSFPAWAHAEKHDIPVCLQMTIQGLPKLREILDRFPRVRVLLDHCARPDLSDGRPYRLAKDLFDLAAYPGVHLKLTHRALAASAKGASTTEDFLTDLVAAYGAARIAWGSNFPAADGVLPDLLAEARETVSVLPEADLDQIFGGTAAAFYPSLKGASRA; this is translated from the coding sequence ATGGACATCATCGACTCGCATACCCACGTCATCTCCCCGGACGCCGGCCAGTACCCGGTCGACCCCATCGGCGGGAAGCAGAGCGAGTGGTCGAAGGCGCACCCGGTGGACATCGACGGCCTCGTGCGGGCCCTCGACTCGGCGGGCATCGCGCAGGCCGTGGTGGTGCAGGCGTCCACGGTGTACGGCCACGACAACCGCTACGTCGCCGACGCGCTGCGCCGCCACCCCGACCGCTTCGCGGGCGTTTACTCGATCGACGCGATGGCCCCCGACGCCGTCGAGAAGATCGACCACTGGCAGGGCCTCGGCCTCTCGGGCTTCCGCCTGTTCACCACCGGCACGACCATGCCGGGCCAGGCCGACTGGCTCGGCCACGAGGACTCGTTCCCGGCCTGGGCCCACGCCGAGAAGCACGACATCCCCGTGTGCCTGCAGATGACGATCCAGGGCCTGCCGAAGCTGCGCGAAATCCTCGACCGTTTCCCGCGCGTGCGCGTGCTGCTCGACCACTGCGCGCGACCCGACCTTTCCGACGGGCGCCCCTACCGCCTGGCCAAGGACCTGTTCGACCTCGCCGCCTACCCGGGCGTGCACCTCAAGCTCACCCACCGCGCGCTGGCCGCGTCGGCGAAGGGCGCGTCCACGACCGAGGACTTCCTCACCGACCTGGTCGCGGCCTACGGCGCCGCCCGCATCGCGTGGGGCTCCAACTTCCCCGCGGCCGACGGCGTGCTGCCCGACCTGCTGGCCGAGGCCCGCGAGACGGTCTCCGTGCTGCCCGAAGCCGACCTCGACCAGATCTTCGGCGGGACCGCCGCCGCTTTCTACCCGTCGCTGAAGGGTGCGAGCCGTGCCTGA
- a CDS encoding carboxymuconolactone decarboxylase family protein has product MEARLNLFENAVAGKFMKYLNAANKPIADSGLPAATQELVKLRASQINGCGFCTDMHYKEAVAAGEEPTRLNLVAAWREATVFTDAERAALELAEEGTRIADAAGGVSDEVWQQAAKHYDEDQLTGLTMLIALINTYNRMNVITQQSAGHYEVGMFG; this is encoded by the coding sequence GTGGAAGCACGACTCAACCTCTTCGAGAACGCGGTCGCCGGCAAGTTCATGAAGTACCTGAACGCGGCGAACAAGCCGATCGCCGACTCGGGCCTTCCCGCCGCGACGCAGGAGCTCGTGAAGCTGCGCGCCAGCCAGATCAACGGCTGCGGCTTCTGCACCGACATGCACTACAAGGAAGCGGTCGCCGCGGGCGAGGAGCCCACCCGCCTCAACCTCGTCGCGGCCTGGCGCGAAGCCACCGTCTTCACCGACGCCGAGCGCGCGGCCCTGGAGCTGGCCGAAGAGGGCACCCGCATCGCCGACGCCGCGGGCGGCGTCAGCGACGAGGTCTGGCAGCAGGCCGCCAAGCACTACGACGAGGACCAGCTCACTGGCCTCACCATGCTCATCGCGCTCATCAACACCTACAACCGCATGAACGTCATCACCCAGCAGTCGGCGGGCCACTACGAGGTGGGCATGTTCGGCTGA